In Cloacibacillus sp., the genomic window CTGCCGTCGTGGCCGCTGATGATTACGCCGATCACCCTCTCCCCCTTTACGGCTGCGAAACAGGTGTTCGGATTTCTCTTTAAATATCTCTCTATGCCCTCTCTGGAATCGTCGAGGCTGTTCAGCCCCAGCCCCGGCGTCTCCATCCAAAGGCGGTAGACCCCGTCATAATCGTCGGCCGTCATTTTTCTTATCTCCATAAAGGTATGCCTCCGGCTGCCGCAGAATTTGAAAATCACGACTATATTATAGAGGCTGGAAAGAATTATATAGAAGAGTAGAGGCGGCGGGCTATTTTAAAGGTCCGGCAAAAATATTGCCGTCCATACGGGCTTATGCGGGAACCGTTTCCGCCGGGTATGAAAAGGCCCCCGCCCGCCTCTGTTGCTGGTTTGGCGGCGAAGGGCCAGATTGTACGTTCTATGGATATTGGGCCTATGCGTTGGTATCTTTTGATACCGTCCTTATGCCTCCGCTCCCGCTTCGGCCTCCACCCTCACCCTCTTCGCGCAGAGGGCGAAGATCGCCGCCGAGGCGAGGATTCCAGGGATTATCGGGTGGATCGCGCCGAGGATTCCCGGGGCGGCGAGGCCGGTCAGCCCCTTCGAGGTCGAGGCGTAGGCGGCGGCGTACCAGGCGGTGGAGCCGAAGAAGCCGCCGAGCGAGCTGAAGAGGGCCGCGCGGGGACCAGCCTTGGGGCCGAAGGCCAGCAGGCCGAGGTAGGGGACCATGATCGCGCAGGCCAGCAGCGTCCAGCTGGTGGCGCAGATCACGGCGATTATGGAGCCGCTTTTGAGCGCGAAGATGCCGCTGCCGAGGGTGCAGAGGACGACGGCGATGCGCCATGACCAGCCCTTGAGCTCCTTTTTGAGCACGTCGCGCCCAAGGCTGCCGCTTGCGATGTGGAGCAGAGCGGAGGCGGTGGAGAGCGAGGCCGAGACGATTGCCAGCGCGAAAAGCTGCTGTCCTATCGCGGGCAGAAGATTATGCATGAGGGTCGGAAGCACGGTGTCGGGGTTCGTGATGCCGCCGCCGAGCATGACGCGGGAGAGCGCGCTTGCGAAGTAGGCTCCGCCCACTACCACGGAGAGCGCGAGCATCGCGAGGGGGGCCGCCTTTTTTGTCTCCTCCATGCTGCGCAGCGCGAAGTGACGCTGGATCAGCTGCGGCTGCGCCCAGATGCCGACCGAGGTCACTATCGTGAGAAAGATTACGTTGAGGCCGCCGGCGCCGCTGGAGAGGGCGAGAAAACCGTTGTCGGCCCCCTTGGCCGGCGGCAGCGCGGCGAGCTGCTGCAGTCCCGCGACGGGGCCGCCTACCGCTCGGAGGAGCGCGATCAGCAGCGCGCCGACGCCGATTATCATTACAAGTCCCTGAATGGCCTCGGTGTACAGCACTCCGCGCAGGCCGCCCCAGATGACCGAGAGGCCGACGATCGCCACCAGCGCCACCAGCGCCGCGTTCACGGAGATCGGGAGCACTCCCGCCACCATCACGGCCGCGCCCTTAAAGACCGCGGAGCCGTAGACGACGAGAAGGACGACAGAGATGGCGCCGAGAAAGGTCTGCAGGACGGGTATCTGGTAGGCTTTTGCCAGCAGCTCCGCCGGTGTGCGCGCGTCGAGCTTTCTCTGCC contains:
- a CDS encoding sodium:solute symporter family protein — encoded protein: MFTFAPLWIGYALVLVLIAKYSRSHDALLPGKVGVVVQALAYVATYISAVALVGFGGLCYLFGLQMLLVAAGNVWLGTWFVYRFLAWPTRLWQRKLDARTPAELLAKAYQIPVLQTFLGAISVVLLVVYGSAVFKGAAVMVAGVLPISVNAALVALVAIVGLSVIWGGLRGVLYTEAIQGLVMIIGVGALLIALLRAVGGPVAGLQQLAALPPAKGADNGFLALSSGAGGLNVIFLTIVTSVGIWAQPQLIQRHFALRSMEETKKAAPLAMLALSVVVGGAYFASALSRVMLGGGITNPDTVLPTLMHNLLPAIGQQLFALAIVSASLSTASALLHIASGSLGRDVLKKELKGWSWRIAVVLCTLGSGIFALKSGSIIAVICATSWTLLACAIMVPYLGLLAFGPKAGPRAALFSSLGGFFGSTAWYAAAYASTSKGLTGLAAPGILGAIHPIIPGILASAAIFALCAKRVRVEAEAGAEA